A window of the Loxodonta africana isolate mLoxAfr1 chromosome 3, mLoxAfr1.hap2, whole genome shotgun sequence genome harbors these coding sequences:
- the HAUS8 gene encoding HAUS augmin-like complex subunit 8 isoform X2, producing the protein MADSSGRGGGKPSAAGSNTPSGTKSKGKRVQGGRMVEPRYLQYEKKTSKKIPAADALKASGKVLEGGKKPNLLQKSKGASDSNGVGKSDLQSTMLEGHRTAPPDLDLSAINDKSMIKKTPQLEKTMSQKNDSSSFSSLRKKSPDLPESMDMMESQTLLLTLLAVKMENGLTRLEDKAENNLLTMCREQEKLQKKVQELRRRQLLGQRTKELVGTLNTQAELLSPFEAVAGSFKEQYKTFAIALDSTRHELPVTAIHLEGGSQRFLDDLQKELATTRHLLGELGANHSEESVKVLDFLSELKDVTAKKDLELQRSFAQVLELSAEVSKEAALINQDAWEEAQGPVALSQWYFYREGAGGELHGGDPQNRPLPVNNEPCAP; encoded by the exons GAAGCCGTCAGCAGCTGGTTCCAATACCCCCAGTGGCaccaaatcaaaaggaaaaagagtACAAG GTGGAAGAATGGTTGAACCCAGATATTTGCAGTATGAGAAGAAAACATCCAAAAAG ATTCCTGCAGCAGATGCATTAAAAGCCAGTGGGAAAGTGCTGGAAGGTGGAAAGAAACCCAACCTGCTCCAGAAAAGCAAAGGTGCTTCAG ATTCGAATGGAGTTGGCAAGAGTGACCTACAGTCCACCATGCTGGAAGGACACAGGACGGCCCCGCCAGACCTGGATCTTTCTGCCATCAATG ATAAAAGTATGATCAAAAAGACTCCACAGTTGGAAAAAACAATGTCACAGAAAAATGATTCAAGTTCATTTTCTTCCTTGCGGAAAAAGAGCCCA GATTTACCCGAATCGATGGACATGATGGAGTCGCAGACGTTGCTCCTCACACTGCTGGCCGTCAAG ATGGAGAACGGCCTCACCCGGCTGGAGGACAAGGCAGAAAACAATCTGTTGACCATGTGTCGAGAGCAGGAGAAGCTCCAGAAGAAGGTGCAGGAGCTGAGGCGCAGACAGCTGCTTGGGCAGAGGACAAAGGAGCTGGTGGGCACGCTGAACACGCAG GCTGAGCTGCTCAGCCCCTTCGAGGCGGTGGCCGGAAGCTTTAAGGAGCAGTACAAGACCTTCGCAATAGCCCTCGACTCCACGCGGCATGAGCTGCCTGTGACAGCAATCCACCTGGAAGGTGGCAGCCAGCGGTTCCTGG ATGACCTTCAGAAGGAGCTGGCCACCACACGCCATCTGCTGGGTGAACTTGGGGCCAACCACTCGGAGGAGAGTGTGAAGGTGCTGGACTTCCTGAGTGAACTCAAGGACGTTACTGCGAAGAAGGACTTGGAGctccaaag GAGCTTCGCCCAGGTGTTGGAACTTTCCgcagaagtgagcaaagaggcTGCCTTAATTAACCAGGATGCCTGGGAAGAGGCCCAGGGCCCTGTGGCCCTGAGCCAGTGGTACTTCTACCGCGAGGGTGCTGGCGGGGAGCTCCATGGAGGAGACCCTCAGAACAGGCCCCTTCCAGTCAACAATGAGCCATGTGCACCATGA
- the HAUS8 gene encoding HAUS augmin-like complex subunit 8 isoform X1: protein MADSSGRGGGKPSAAGSNTPSGTKSKGKRVQGGRMVEPRYLQYEKKTSKKVRGVASRVWPTSSIYGRSGKAYSLWILHLTCHPLTSGSWDVTQQPWLTSPCNHIPAADALKASGKVLEGGKKPNLLQKSKGASDSNGVGKSDLQSTMLEGHRTAPPDLDLSAINDKSMIKKTPQLEKTMSQKNDSSSFSSLRKKSPDLPESMDMMESQTLLLTLLAVKMENGLTRLEDKAENNLLTMCREQEKLQKKVQELRRRQLLGQRTKELVGTLNTQAELLSPFEAVAGSFKEQYKTFAIALDSTRHELPVTAIHLEGGSQRFLDDLQKELATTRHLLGELGANHSEESVKVLDFLSELKDVTAKKDLELQRSFAQVLELSAEVSKEAALINQDAWEEAQGPVALSQWYFYREGAGGELHGGDPQNRPLPVNNEPCAP, encoded by the exons GAAGCCGTCAGCAGCTGGTTCCAATACCCCCAGTGGCaccaaatcaaaaggaaaaagagtACAAG GTGGAAGAATGGTTGAACCCAGATATTTGCAGTATGAGAAGAAAACATCCAAAAAG GTAAGGGGTGTTGCCTcgagggtgtggcctacatccagtatatatggacgttctggcaaagcttactcactttggatcctgcatctgacttgtcatcctctgacctctggttcatgGGATGTGACCCAGCAGCCTtggctcaccagcccctgcaatCAT ATTCCTGCAGCAGATGCATTAAAAGCCAGTGGGAAAGTGCTGGAAGGTGGAAAGAAACCCAACCTGCTCCAGAAAAGCAAAGGTGCTTCAG ATTCGAATGGAGTTGGCAAGAGTGACCTACAGTCCACCATGCTGGAAGGACACAGGACGGCCCCGCCAGACCTGGATCTTTCTGCCATCAATG ATAAAAGTATGATCAAAAAGACTCCACAGTTGGAAAAAACAATGTCACAGAAAAATGATTCAAGTTCATTTTCTTCCTTGCGGAAAAAGAGCCCA GATTTACCCGAATCGATGGACATGATGGAGTCGCAGACGTTGCTCCTCACACTGCTGGCCGTCAAG ATGGAGAACGGCCTCACCCGGCTGGAGGACAAGGCAGAAAACAATCTGTTGACCATGTGTCGAGAGCAGGAGAAGCTCCAGAAGAAGGTGCAGGAGCTGAGGCGCAGACAGCTGCTTGGGCAGAGGACAAAGGAGCTGGTGGGCACGCTGAACACGCAG GCTGAGCTGCTCAGCCCCTTCGAGGCGGTGGCCGGAAGCTTTAAGGAGCAGTACAAGACCTTCGCAATAGCCCTCGACTCCACGCGGCATGAGCTGCCTGTGACAGCAATCCACCTGGAAGGTGGCAGCCAGCGGTTCCTGG ATGACCTTCAGAAGGAGCTGGCCACCACACGCCATCTGCTGGGTGAACTTGGGGCCAACCACTCGGAGGAGAGTGTGAAGGTGCTGGACTTCCTGAGTGAACTCAAGGACGTTACTGCGAAGAAGGACTTGGAGctccaaag GAGCTTCGCCCAGGTGTTGGAACTTTCCgcagaagtgagcaaagaggcTGCCTTAATTAACCAGGATGCCTGGGAAGAGGCCCAGGGCCCTGTGGCCCTGAGCCAGTGGTACTTCTACCGCGAGGGTGCTGGCGGGGAGCTCCATGGAGGAGACCCTCAGAACAGGCCCCTTCCAGTCAACAATGAGCCATGTGCACCATGA